Part of the Nostoc sp. ATCC 53789 genome, TCAAGATTTGGATTAACGATTTAAACCGCGAACTCTTTTTATTCTGGAAATTTGCCCAATCTGATATAGGTCAGTTAGTTAAAGAAATTCGAAATATTAAAATCAAATATACAGATGGCAAATTACTATTTAGAGATTTAACTAGTGTAGATGTCAATAATTTGTCTGATTTAGAAAGAGCAGTTCGCTTTTTTGTACTCAATAGAATTACTTTTTCAGGAACTGTAGAATCAGGTGGTTTTTCTGAACAAGCTTTCTATAAAAGATTTACTGATTCTTCAATAGAACGGCTAGAAAAGTTAGAAAATATTTTATCAGAAAATGTCCAAATTACTAATTTGGATTACAGCCACCTATTAAAGCCAGAAGGGGAAGATGTATTTTTATTTTTAGATCCACCATATTTTAGCGCTAAAAAATCAAAGCTATATGGTAAAGATGGTGACTTGCACACATCTTTTGAGGATCAGAGATTTGCTGAACTTTTGCAACAATGTCATCATCGCTGGCTAATTACCTATGACAACTCAACGCAAATTCTAGAAAATTTCCAATGGGCTAATATCTCAGAGTGGGAATTGCAGTATGGCATGAATAACTATAAACAGAGTGGTGCGGCTAAAGGAAAAGAGTTATTCATTACTAACTACGAAGTTAAACTTGATTTGGAAAAAAAATCACAAGTTCAGAATCTTGGTAATCCAGCTTTGCAATTAAGCCTTGAGATTTAAACCTAACTTTGATAGGCTTCCAATTTTCCGGTAGGATAACCCCATAGCTCTCAATATAGCTACAACATACAAACCTTAGCTATGATAACTTCCCCAATCCCTGCTCAAGAATCCTCTGCTAGCTGGTATGTCCTGCTGCAACAATTAATAGATGGCCAATCCTTGTCTCGTACTCAAGCTGCTGAATTGATGCAAGGTTGGCTCAGTGAAGCGGTTCCCCCAGAGTTATCAGGCGCTATTTTAACAGCGCTGAATTTTAGAGGCATTTCTGCCGATGAATTGACTGGTATGGCTGAAGTCTTACAATCTCAATCTTCCCCACTCAATACTCACCATTCATCGCTCACCACTGTAATAGATACCTGTGGAACTGGTGGAGATGGTTCATCAACCTTTAATATTTCTACAGCAGTTGCATTTGTAGCCGCAGCATCTGGTGTACCCGTTGCTAAACACGGCAATCGTTCAGCTTCAAGTCTCACGGGGAGCGCAGATGTTTTGGAAGCCTTGGGTGTAAACTTGAGCGCATCCAGTGACAAGGTGCAAGCCGCACTACAAGAGGTGGGGATCACTTTCTTATTTGCACCTGGTTGGCATCCAGCACTGAAAGCAGTTGCACAATTGCGGCGGACTCTCAGGGTACGAACGGTGTTTAATTTGCTGGGGCCATTAGTAAATCCTTTGCGTCCCAATGGGCAGGTGGTGGGGTTATTTACTCCCAAACTTTTGGCGACTGTTGCTCAAGCATTAAACAATTTGGGCAAGGAAAAAGCGATTGTTTTGCACGGGCGAGAAAAACTTGATGAAGCGGGGTTAGGAGATGAAACAGACTTGGCAGTTTTATCAGATGGAGAAGTGCAGGTAACTACCATTAATCCCCTAGATTTGGATCTAACGCCTGCTCCCATAGGTATGCTTCGAGGTGGGGATGTCCAAGAAAATGCGGTGATTCTCAAGGCTGTATTGCAAGGTAAAGGAACTCAGGCGCAACAAGATGCTGTTGCGTTGAATGCGTCGTTGGCGTTGCAAGTAGCAGGTTCGATCGCACTTCTGGATCACGCCCAAGGGATTAAAATCGCTAAGGATATCCTACAAAGCGGGGCAGCTTGGACGAAGTTGGAGCAGTTAGTTGAGTTTCTGGGGAATTAATTTGCGATCGCGATTGCGGGCGAAATTCTACGACATTACGCTTGATGGTGACATCGTAGTTGCCAAAAAAGTCATGGCCTAAAAGTCCAGTTTCTAGTTCCGCACCTGCGATCGCTACTGGTACTTTATTCACTATTACCCCACCAAGTGCCATCGAATTAACATAGCCCACAGGGAATTCTACAGCCCTAGAACTAGCGGTATTTGCCTTAGCTTTCCCTACTGTCACGACTCCCAAAGCATTAGCCATCTGTTGGGTGATGACAGTGCCACTGGCTCCTGTATCCACAATCATCTCAAATTGTCGCTGTCCATTGAAAGTGACTTCGACAATTGGCGTTCCACCAATTCGCCTTTTAA contains:
- a CDS encoding DNA adenine methylase — encoded protein: MIKSPLRYPGGKSKAINQIVEYLPESFSEFREPFVGGGSVFIYLKQKFPHIKIWINDLNRELFLFWKFAQSDIGQLVKEIRNIKIKYTDGKLLFRDLTSVDVNNLSDLERAVRFFVLNRITFSGTVESGGFSEQAFYKRFTDSSIERLEKLENILSENVQITNLDYSHLLKPEGEDVFLFLDPPYFSAKKSKLYGKDGDLHTSFEDQRFAELLQQCHHRWLITYDNSTQILENFQWANISEWELQYGMNNYKQSGAAKGKELFITNYEVKLDLEKKSQVQNLGNPALQLSLEI
- the trpD gene encoding anthranilate phosphoribosyltransferase, giving the protein MITSPIPAQESSASWYVLLQQLIDGQSLSRTQAAELMQGWLSEAVPPELSGAILTALNFRGISADELTGMAEVLQSQSSPLNTHHSSLTTVIDTCGTGGDGSSTFNISTAVAFVAAASGVPVAKHGNRSASSLTGSADVLEALGVNLSASSDKVQAALQEVGITFLFAPGWHPALKAVAQLRRTLRVRTVFNLLGPLVNPLRPNGQVVGLFTPKLLATVAQALNNLGKEKAIVLHGREKLDEAGLGDETDLAVLSDGEVQVTTINPLDLDLTPAPIGMLRGGDVQENAVILKAVLQGKGTQAQQDAVALNASLALQVAGSIALLDHAQGIKIAKDILQSGAAWTKLEQLVEFLGN